The segment CTTTGCCGAACTTTGTGAATCCACATCAACAACACTGGACCTGGATGCGCTGTTCGACACCAATGAATACGAAGCAGCTTTTCATCAATGCACCACCGGGACCACGGGAACCCCTAAAGCCTGTGTTTTCTCCCACCGTGGATGCTATCTCCAAATTCTTGGGCAATGCATGACAGATGCGCATGGCTTTACACAAAATGACACAATCTTGCATGTAATTCCCTCGTATCACGGTTTCTGGTTTTACCACTTCACAGGGTGGCTGCTGGGAATGAAGCAGGTCTTTATCGGCCCAATGTTCGACCCCAACCTGGTAATGAAATTGATTCAAGATGAGAAGGTGACCTGTACAGGCGGGACTCCTGAGGTGTGGACAATGGCGCTGAACTTCATGAAAATGCAGAAAGCCAAGGGTGTTACATATGACCTGAGCAGCCTGAACCGCATATTTTTGGCAGGCACTGCGCCGCCGGTTTCGCTGCAGAAGGATTTTGAGGCGATGGGCATCAAACCACTGCACGTGTTCGGCATGACGGAAATGAACGGCCCGCATGGAACATCCAGCAAGCCCAAGCCGTATTTCAAACTCTCCCAGGACGAGCGTTATGAGCTGATGAAAAAGCAGGGGCTGCCACTGCCGCTGGTACAGGTCAAAGGTCTGGATGACAAGGACAAGGAGATTCCATGGAATGGTACAACTATCGGCGAGTTGTGTCTTAAGGGAGGCTCAGTATTACGTAACCACTATGCCATGGAGGAGGAATCCAAAGCTCTGTGGACCAAAGACGGCTGGTTCCGCAGCGGGGACTTAATAACCATTGATCCCGAAGGGTACATGACCATCATGGACCGTAAAAAGGACCTGATCAAGACGGGAGGCGAATTCATCTCCACCATCGAGCTCGGCGCCAATATATTCGCACATCCCAAGGTAGCTGAGGCGGCAGTGGTCGGCGTGTCTCAT is part of the Dehalococcoidia bacterium genome and harbors:
- a CDS encoding AMP-binding protein, which gives rise to MAKKMVFQGSSMEWQLNLYKIIERGVRYFPKQEIVFQTYDKGVQRYTYADLYKRACSMANALKNLGLKPGGRVTVCGTNIVEVFESHMAILLAGGVVNSTNPRFSVDYIMKGINRMEDSIAIVDRLLVPLFEKMAPQLKTIKHYIIIPDKVETTLKPAYSFAELCESTSTTLDLDALFDTNEYEAAFHQCTTGTTGTPKACVFSHRGCYLQILGQCMTDAHGFTQNDTILHVIPSYHGFWFYHFTGWLLGMKQVFIGPMFDPNLVMKLIQDEKVTCTGGTPEVWTMALNFMKMQKAKGVTYDLSSLNRIFLAGTAPPVSLQKDFEAMGIKPLHVFGMTEMNGPHGTSSKPKPYFKLSQDERYELMKKQGLPLPLVQVKGLDDKDKEIPWNGTTIGELCLKGGSVLRNHYAMEEESKALWTKDGWFRSGDLITIDPEGYMTIMDRKKDLIKTGGEFISTIELGANIFAHPKVAEAAVVGVSHPKWGERPLALVVPQAANKGDITEEEILKFIQPNVPGWWLPDEILFVDEIPKTSVGKIDKSAIKVKYKDHKLPEVPLYKTLFGK